The following are from one region of the Nicotiana tabacum cultivar K326 chromosome 3, ASM71507v2, whole genome shotgun sequence genome:
- the LOC107788520 gene encoding F-box protein At1g61340-like, with product MVLGKKCESYGSGLVRSTSFGRKRITVDVDFSPITTPMKKVCSHNSFFFCDDKSPLEALPQDILIRIVCGVDHDDLKRLFHVSRTIREATVIAKRWHFEYATPRKTLGFKNAIEDLGEFNDVEAPNAPRQLKIRKLKLSRKKLADISVALFASEEEEDDDDNWLQRKSFMQMDAEL from the exons ATGGTattgggaaagaaatgtgaaagTTATGGGTCGGGGCTAGTGAGAAGTACCTCATTTGGGAGGAAAAGAATTACAGTGGATGTTGATTTCAGTCCAATAACAACACCTATGAAGAAAGTATGTAGTCacaattcatttttcttttgtgaTGACAAGTCTCCTCTTGAAGCCTTGCCTCAAGATATTCTG ATAAGGATAGTGTGTGGAGTTGATCATGATGATTTAAAGAGGCTTTTCCATGTATCAAGGACAATTAGAGAAGCG ACTGTGATAGCAAAAAGGTGGCATTTTGAGTATGCAACACCAAGAAAGACGCTTGGTTTCAAGAATGCAATTGAGGATTTGGGTGAATTCAATGATGTTGAAGCGCCAAATGCTCCGAGGCAATTGAAAATTCGGAAGTTAAAGTTAAGCAGAAAGAAACTGGCTGACATTTCAGTTGCATTGTTtgcatcagaagaagaagaagatgatgatgataacTGGCTGCAGCGGAAGTCATTTATGCAGATGGATGCTGAGTTATAG